One window of the Rhipicephalus microplus isolate Deutch F79 chromosome 2, USDA_Rmic, whole genome shotgun sequence genome contains the following:
- the LOC119170853 gene encoding uncharacterized protein LOC119170853, which produces MPRRKEYLIPGSASAIPYSTKTYLERSASSVQQSRRGLQQDTNVAGGSTAPTALRVLTQPPQTDVEGDCDSESAHEAAPSDEPQPSVGAEMTDEPQGDLGSFSSDDLLALTVNFVLEFGIPWKGVEALQKLIMHILERHDIPVTKYLFKKSVGAEIKAARLHFYCENCMTLLAVTSGDLAARNAVRVTCTVCGQRNSGPQMLRDGHFFITLPIAKLLSSLLAENDASTALHERLNSINESMSVDKDEMTDIIDGTLYRALRRELTSKNDITLTVNSDGSAVFKSSKFSVWPVQVMVNELPVYMRQKNVLVSALWYGQKHPDMTLLLNAFVEQMDGLSTSGITWKAGNETVHSKVYCFSCSADAPARAAMQHLTQFNGYYGCGWCLHPGAAVNGTVKYPVDTVSPDRTAEGTKEIMAKAAEAGRPVQGAKGITPLINLQHFNIIWGFTPDYMHCVLLGVARQMTEDWLSNVGEEYYIGAPQTVAVLDQRLCSIKPHSCMPRLPRSVSLRKYWKASEWQQWLLYFSLPCLEGLLPRQYLKHFALLVKGIALLLQDTVSLSDISVSTDCLVKFVVDMQFLYGEKNMTFNVHQLLHMAQSVLNQGPLWAHSCFAFESNIGQIKQLVTSAKGAPLQIVERLMMASNFRYLKASASPCTLKFLTKAGPSNSKGGLLLSKPRAVSDQLLHLVQDHVGNIVRGRVMEHDRVIVSPGVRFHSEQYSRPNKSDSTVLQIYLGTCLKLKHIVSIRDSSGNVRIFALSNKFLSRRAFGTEHIMKSEDANSQQLVELSASVVPCNYVEVNRKCFFQRISLKMLSGGC; this is translated from the exons ATGCCTCGTAGAAAGGAATACCTAATCCCAGGCAGCGCCTCCGCCATCCCGTATTCAACGAAAACATATCTCGAAAGATCAGCCTCGAGCGTGCAACAATCACGTCGTGGACTGCAGCAGGACACAAATGTCGCTGGCGGGTCGACTGCTCCGACAGCACTTCGCGTACTGACGCAACCTCCGCAGACTGATGTTGAAGGCGACTGTGACTCTGAATCGGCACATGAAGCGGCCCCAAGTGACGAGCCGCAGCCTTCCGTTGGCGCAGAAATGACAGACGAGCCACAGGGAGATTTAGGGAGCTTCTCTAGTGACGATTTGCTGGCACTGACTGTCAATTTTGTCCTCGAATTTGGCATCCCTTGGAAGGGAGTCGAAGCACTCCAAAAGTTGATAATGCACATACTTGAACGACATGATATACCAGTTACTAAATATCTTTTCAAGAAGAGTGTCGGGGCAGAAATAAAAGCCGCCCGGTTACACTTCTACTGTGAAAACTGTATGACGCTCCTTGCCGTAACAAGTGGCGACCTTGCAGCGCGGAATGCAGTGCGGGTAACGTGCACCGTATGCGGGCAACGTAACAGTGGGCCGCAGATGCTACGCGATGGCCACTTTTTCATAACCCTGCCCATCGCAAAGTTGCTGTCTTCGTTACTTGCCGAGAATGATGCGAGCACTGCACTCCACGAAAGACTGAATTCAATAAACGAGAGTATGTCTGTCGACAAAGATGAAATGACAGACATAATAGATGGCACCTTATACAGGGCACTTAGGCGCGAATTGACATCAAAAAATGATATCACTCTCACTGTTAACAGTGATGGAAGCGCCGTGTTCAAGTCATCGAAGTTTTCTGTGTGGCCCGTTCAAGTGATGGTGAATGAACTCCCAGTGTACATGAGGCAGAAAAATGTGCTTGTGTCTGCTCTGTGGTATGGCCAGAAACATCCCGACATGACTCTCCTACTGAACGCATTTGTTGAACAAATGGACGGTTTGTCGACCAGTGGGATCACATGGAAGGCAGGCAACGAAACTGTGCATTCcaag GTGTACTGCTTCAGCTGCAGCGCTGATGCACCAGCACGGGCAGCCATGCAGCACCTAACCCAGTTTAATGGGTATTATGGCTGTGGATGGTGCTTGCATCCAGGGGCAGCTGTGAATG GAACTGTCAAGTATCCTGTGGACACTGTTTCACCTGACAGGACAGCAGAAGGCACAAAGGAAATCATGGCCAAGGCTGCTGAAGCTGGAAGACCAGTACAGGGAGCAAAAGGCATCACGCCTTTGATTAATCTTCAGCACTTTAATATAATCTGGGGCTTTACTCCAGATTATATGCATTGTGTGCTTCTAGGTGTGGCACGGCAGATGACGGAGGACTGGCTCTCTAATGTAGGCGAGGAATATTACATTGGGGCACCACAAACTGTGGCAGTATTAGATCAACGTTTGTGCTCTATAAAGCCGCATAGCTGTATGCCACGACTTCCCCGCTCAGTTTCTCTGAGAAAGTATTGGAAAGCCTCGGAGTGGCAGCAATGGCTACTGTATTTTTCATTGCCTTGTCTGGAAGGCCTACTTCCACGGCAGTATCTTAAACATTTTGCATTGCTTGTGAAAGGTATTGCCCTTCTTCTGCAGGACACAGTGTCCCTCAGTGACATTTCTGTAAGCACAGACTGCTTGGTAAAGTTTGTTGTCGACATGCAGTTTCTCTATGGAGAAAAAAACATGACTTTCAATGTACATCAATTGTTGCACATGGCTCAGAGTGTTCTGAACCAAGGACCTCTTTGGGCACATTCATGTTTTGCTTTTGAGTCTAACATTGGCCAAATTAAGCAGCTGGTCACATCAGCAAAAGGTGCCCCACTGCAGATTGTAGAGCGCTTAATGATGGCCAGCAACTTCAGGTATCTAAAGGCTTCAGCTAGCCCTTGCACTCTGAAGTTTTTGACAAAAGCTGGCCCATCAAATAGTAAAGGTGGTTTACTGCTCAGCAAACCCCGAGCTGTGTCTGACCAGCTGCTTCACCTTGTGCAGGACCATGTTGGCAACATCGTTAGGGGCCGTGTCATGGAACATGACCGAGTGATTGTATCACCGGGTGTTCGGTTTCACAGTGAGCAGTACTCAAGGCCGAACAAAAGTGACAGCACTGTATTGCAAATATATTTGGGAACGTGCTTGAAGTTGAAGCACATTGTTTCTATTAGGGATTCGTCAGGAAATGTAAGGATTTTTGCACTGTCAAACAAATTCTTGTCACGTCGTGCATTTGGCACTGAGCACATAATGAAATCAGAGGATGCGAATTCCCAACAGCTAGTGGAGCTGTCTGCCAGTGTTGTCCCTTGCAACTATGTAGAGGTCAATAGAAAGTGTTTTTTTCAGAGAATTTCTTTGAAAATGCTCTCTGGTGGTTGTTAA